A genomic window from Pecten maximus chromosome 6, xPecMax1.1, whole genome shotgun sequence includes:
- the LOC117330207 gene encoding uncharacterized protein LOC117330207, translating into MSALPETSLICKNLKSATSEPDIVDELITSEVNKKFLIGPYTEPPFDIYRINPIGIATGKYSDKKRLIVDLSAPHDSEGNSINELIAKEEYSLSYISVDDAINQIQHTGRHSKLCKLDITDAFKLIPVSPKLWPFYGICWKQQYYFYTKLTFGCRSSPKIFDLLSTALCWILSTNYQIEYIIHYLDDFLTIDRPNVVAERTMAILSKVFTALNIPVSPHKTLGPSESLEFLGITLDTSNMEARLPANKVQRITQTIKSFCKRKKVTKRELLSLLGHMNFASRVIIQGRSFISYLLNLAASVKQLHHHVQLTGACQQDLFMWYTFTDQWNGNSVFLQETTTLAHDINLYTDAAGGIGFGAFYDGQWFHGHWPHQISLNSSEMSIAFMELYPIVLACMIWGHKWSGLRIRLHCDNQATVDIIRKGRSKCAYIMPFMRRLTWCTFIHNFVLTAVHIPGKQNNIADALSRFQMDRFHDLAPAAKKSQNPIPDYDNVPLY; encoded by the coding sequence ATGTCTGCATTACCAGAGACATCTCTAATCTGCAAGAACTTAAAAAGTGCCACTTCTGAACCAGACATAGTCGATGAACTTATAACTAGCGAAGTTAACAAGAAATTCTTAATTGGCCCTTATACAGAACCCCCTTTTGATATATACAGGATTAACCCAATTGGAATAGCGACAGGGAAGTACTCTGACAAGAAACGTCTAATCGTGGACCTTTCTGCCCCCCATGACTCCGAAGGTAACAGCATCAACGAATTAATTGCTAAAGAGGAATACTCATTGTCGTACATTAGTGTTGATGACGCCATAAATCAAATCCAGCATACAGGAAGACACTCCAAGCTGTGTAAACTTGACATAACAGATGCCTTTAAACTTATACCTGTTTCTCCAAAACTCTGGCCTTTCTACGGTATATGCTGGAAACAACAGTACTATTTTTATACCAAACTCACTTTTGGGTGTCGTTCCAGTCCTAAGATCTTTGACCTTTTATCAACCGCTCTCTGTTGGATTTTATCAACTAACTATCAGATAGAATACATAATTCACTACCTGGATGACTTTCTTACAATCGACAGACCAAATGTGGTAGCTGAACGAACAATGGCAATTTTGTCCAAGGTTTTTACAGCACTCAATATTCCAGTGTCTCCTCACAAAACATTGGGTCCATCTGAGAGTTTAGAGTTTCTAGGAATCACTCTGGACACTAGTAACATGGAAGCACGCCTGCCGGCAAATAAAGTGCAGAGAATAACTCAAACAATCAAATCTTTCTGTAAACGCAAAAAGGTCACAAAGCGCGAACTATTAAGCCTTTTGGGACATATGAACTTTGCTAGTCGGGTGATCATTCAAGGACGCTCGTTTATATCTTATCTCTTAAATCTTGCCGCCTCAGTCAAACAGTTGCATCATCATGTACAACTTACTGGGGCCTGTCAGCAGGActtatttatgtggtatacttTCACAGATCAATGGAACGGAAATTCAGTCTTCCTGCAGGAGACGACAACATTAGCTCACGATATAAATCTCTACACAGATGCAGCCGGAGGAATTGGATTTGGTGCTTTTTATGACGGTCAGTGGTTCCACGGTCACTGGCCACATCAAATATCCTTGAACAGTTCTGAAATGTCAATTGCTTTCATGGAATTATATCCTATCGTACTGGCCTGTATGATATGGGGACACAAGTGGTCAGGTCTCAGAATTAGACTACACTGTGACAATCAAGCAACTGTTGATATCATCAGGAAAGGGCGTTCTAAATGCGCTTATATCATGCCATTTATGCGACGTTTAACTTGGTGTACCTTTATCCACAACTTCGTTCTCACAGCCGTGCATATTCCTGGAAAACAGAATAATATTGCTGATGCCTTATCTCGTTTCCAGATGGACCGGTTCCACGACTTGGCACCAGCAGCAAAGAAGAGCCAAAATCCCATTCCGGATTACGACAATGTGCCTCTATACTAG
- the LOC117330208 gene encoding uncharacterized protein LOC117330208, whose protein sequence is MQGLSNPLVNTHGLPLYRLQTILRGLKKLQGTPVKPRLPITFNILSKLCSAFRQGVFDPATDTTMEAACCVAFFAFLRCGEFTCTTNTFDSSIHLCISDIQVAPDSNSMTLRLKASKTDPFRQGVTIHLFRTHHHVCAVAAVIRMLTERFMNGCRPSDPLFSIHSAALTRHVFIDKLRQTLIRLGLNHSLYTGHSFRIGAATTAAQSDVPDHLIKVLGRWQSDSYCRYIRTPHHILRKAQAEMCKISPDT, encoded by the coding sequence ATGCAGGGGCTCAGCAACCCGCTTGTGAATACTCATGGGTTACCACTTTACCGACTCCAGACCATATTACGGGGATTAAAGAAACTACAGGGAACTCCGGTAAAACCTAGACTCCCCATAACTTTCAACATATTGTCTAAGTTATGCTCAGCATTTCGACAGGGTGTTTTCGATCCTGCCACAGACACTACTATGGAGGCTGCCTGCTGTGTGGCCTTCTTCGCATTCTTACGGTGCGGAGAATTCACATGCACCACTAACACATTTGATTCTTCAATTCACTTGTGTATCAGCGACATTCAGGTAGCACCAGACAGTAACAGCATGACATTGCGCCTCAAGGCGTCCAAAACCGACCCCTTTCGTCAAGGAGTCACCATTCACCTGTTCCGCACCCATCACCATGTATGTGCTGTAGCCGCTGTCATCAGAATGTTAACAGAAAGATTCATGAATGGTTGTCGTCCTTCGGACCCCCTATTTTCCATTCATTCTGCTGCCTTGACTCGACATGTTTTCATTGACAAACTAAGACAGACCTTGATCCGACTAGGTCTAAATCATTCACTATACACAGGACATTCCTTCAGAATAGGAGCCGCAACTACTGCCGCCCAGTCAGATGTCCCCGATCACCTCATCAAAGTGCTTGGACGCTGGCAATCGGATAGCTACTGTCGATACATCCGTACCCCTCATCATATTCTCCGGAAAGCTCAAGCAGAAATGTGCAAGATTTCACCTGATACTTAG